TTACAAAAACTTTTGGTTCTTAAGAAATAATTAAGGCTATCACTGTGATAAACAATAATGAATAAATTAAAACTACTCATATCTGCTGGTTTGATAATCTATACATTGTTTTATCTTATCCAATCTTCAACTATAATTACATATCCTTACCAGGTCTCGTATCCAGAAGGATTAATTCTTAATCAGATAAAACTCTTATTAGAAGGTAAACCAATATATAAAAGTATCAACGATTACCCACTCATTGTCACAAATTACCCCCCGGTCTATCTTTTACTATGTGCCGGGTTTGTGAAATTATTTGGTCTTTCATTTATTTGGGGAAGATTGATTACATTTCTTGCCACAATTTTTGTTGTCTTTATGATATACAAAATTCTTCACCAAAAAACTCAAAAAGAAATCGCCATTATTTCTGCCCTTTTATTTATCTCATCTTCTTATATTTACAAAGATACACCCTTTATGCGCGTTGATATGTTAGGATTACTATGTAGCCTGCTTGGATTTTATATCTTTCTCCGCGTTGACCTGAAGAATAGCACCCTGTATTCAATACCTTTCTTTATTTTATCCCTATACACAAAACAGACCTTTATTTCCGCTCCCATAGCCATTGCAATATCATTATTATTCAGACTGAGAAAAAGGGCGTTAATATTTATTCTTTTGATGATAATCTCCTATCTGTTTATATTCTTTATAATAAATCAATCGACCCATGGCGAATTCTTTCGTCACAATATTTTATATAATTTTAATATCTTTGACTTAAAACAGGCATTTAAATTTTATATTCGTTTTTTACAGAACCATGCAATATTATTTTTTTTCTCTGTATTATTTATCCTTGATACATTTAGAAAGAAGGAATTTTCTTTCTGGAGCGTATATTTTATTATTGCCGCAATCAATGGATTTTCAGTAGGAAAGGTCGGTGCGAATACAAATTATTTTTTTGAACTGATCGCCCTCAATTGTATTCTTGCTGGTCTCTCAATTGAAAGATTAAAAAATTATATTGATGAAAAGAAATATCCTCTTTTTATAAACGGTGCATTACTTACCCAATTGATATTATTTCTTCATATGCCTTTCTATAGTGAACCAGCAATAACCAAAACCGACTGGCGAAATTTTGCGCAACTTTCGCAGGTCATATTAAATACTGATGGTAAAATAATTTCTGAAGACGCCGGGATAATTGTGGTTAACAAAAAACAAGTTTTATTTCAGCCTTTTGAACTCACCCAGCTTGCCAATCAAAAACTCTGGAATCAGGATAAGTTTGTGAATGACATTAAAAACAGGCGTTTTTCACTTCTTGTTTTTAGTTTCAATGTCAATTGCTCTTTTGATAAAGAACGTTTAACATCTGAAATGGCAGATGCAATAAAAGAAAATTATTATATAGAAAGAATTATTGGCGATTATTTTTTGTATAAACCACTTTCTACTCCATAGGAGTTTAACTGGCTAACTTAAATAAAATACGTTTAAAAATTTTCATAATTGGCAAATTTTTTTATAGATATAGAAGTATTATTGCGATTGCTGCATTTTTACTAATGCTTTATTTTAGCAAGCCGAATTCGACATTTTTTTTGTCTCATATCCTCATTATTTCTGGACTTTCAATCAGACTCTGGGCAACGGGTTATATTGGAGAAAAGGCGAGAACGAAAGAACTAAATGCTTTTTATAGAATTGTAAGTGGACCATATCGTATATTAAGACATCCGTTATACATTGGCAACTTTTTTCTTGTCATGGGCACTGTCTTTCTGTACAATCCACCATTTTGGTTAAAAATAATCATAATACTTGCCTTCTTAATTGAATATTCTATAATAATAATTACTGAAGAAGAATATTTAAAAGGGTTGCCCGCCCTTATTATAAAATTTTCATTTAAAAAGTTGAAATTTGAGTTATCAACTATTTTAATAATGGTGGTGATTTATTTAATCTATTTCTGGATTCTAAGTTCAAAATAAACACAAATCAAGAGGGCTGGGGAATGGCCCCAGATTGGAGAAAAAACACCCAGCCCCCTTGCCGGCAAGATCTTTACATAGCACAACTTTATTTTGTAATCGCCCTCCTTACATATTCACAAGGCAGTTTTAGAAATACATCAGCAAGTTCAGGGTCAAATTGTTTGCCTTTGCATTCTTGAATTTCTATTTTAGCATCCTCTTCACTAATTGATTTTTTATATGGCCTATCAGAAACCATTGCTGAATAGGAATCACAGACTGCAAGAATCCTTGCACAGAATGGAATTTCTTCCTTTTTCAAACCTTCTGGATAACCTGTACCATCGTATTTTTCGTGGTGATAAAGTATCCATTGTTTAACTTCCTTTAATCCATCCACTGTTTTTATCATATCTGAACCTTTTTTCGGATGTTGTTTCATTATATCCCACTCGTACTTGTTAAGTGAACCTGGTTTGTTAAAAATTTCTTCGGGAATAACGATCTTTCCTATGTCGTGTAATAGACCAGCCAATTTTATCAACATTAGTTCTTTTTCTGATAAACCAATAAATTTTCCCATCAAAAAAGCAAGTTCAGCGACCTGAAAAGAATGATTTTTCGTATAAATATCAGTCAATTCCATTAATTTAACGAAAGATAGAACCGATGCTATATTTATATTTTTTATGTTTTTAAAATATATGCTGCTATCCATTATTTAACTCCCCAATCTTTCATTAAAACAAAAATTATAATGCATGCTTCCCTTTTTTCTATTCAAATATAAATTCTTTTATAACCATTTTTTATATATGCAAAAATCGTGCCTACAAAAAGTATTGAAATTTCAGTGGATTCGATTGCATACAATTATCAAAAATGCGACAAATTGTCGCATTTTTAATTGTTTTTAGAATGTCACGAAATTACATGGGGTTTGCAGCATATAAGTGCGACAAATTGTCGCACTTTTTGACCTGTCGCATTGAGTTTCAAATCTAAACAATGCTCTAATTTTTATTTAAATTAAATTTTTTAATATATCTCTCAATCGTTCTCCTGCTCACACCAAGAATCTTCGCAGTCTCTTTTATGCTCCAATTTGTCGTATTAAGGGCATTTCTTACTGCCTCTTTTGTAATTTCCCTAATGGGTAGCATCTCTCGTTCCCTGTTAAAACCTATATCTCCCACCCTGATTATTTTAGATTTTGCGAGAACCGCAGCCCGCTCAACAATATTCTGTAATTCTCTAACATTCCCGGGCCAGGGATATTCCTTCAATAATTTTAAAGCATCGTCACTAAAACCTTCTATTGTTTTATTTAATTCTTTACATTTCAATTGTAAGAAAAAATTTGCAAGCAATGGTATGTCTTCAATACGTTCCCTCAAACTTGGGACTTTAATAATAAAAACATTTATCCGATAATAAAGGTCTCTTCTAAATCTTCCTTCTTCAACCTCAATATCAATCTCTTTATTTGTAGCAAACAGAAATCGCACATCAATCTTCCTTGTCTGAGTCTCACCAAGCCGTCTTATGACTTTATCTTCTATCGCCTCAAGCATTTTTGCTTGAAATGCTGGACTTGTATTTGTAATTTCATCAAGAAAAACAGTACCCCCATTAGCCTCTTCCAGAAGTCCTTTTTTATCAGCTACAGCGCCGGTGAAGGCTCCTTTCTTATATCCAAACAATTCCGATTCCAACAATGTTTCTGGAATCGTACCGCAATTTATATTCACAAATTTCTTATCTTTTCGCCTGCTTTTTAAATGAATCAGTCTGGCAATCATTCCCTTCCCTACCCCAGTTTCCCCAGTAATAAGCACGGGTGTGTCTGTTGGTGCAACATCATTGATAAGATTATAAATCTTTTTCAAAACCCTTGATTTGCCCATAATATATCCTTTTCCAATTTCGAGAACCGTCCCATCTCTTAATTGCACAAATTCTTCGCGTAAATTTTTGAAAGACATTGACTTATCAATGACCGATGCGAGTATCTTTGACACGGTTATCAAAAAATCTCTATCTTGTTCACCAAACATTGAACCCGGAAGTGTAGAGTCCAAGTAAATTGCACCAACAATTCGGTCTCCGATTATAAGCGGGATACATAATATTGTCCGAATTTGATTAAGCAAGACACTCCTCCTTATATTAAACCTTGAATCCTGCAGTGCATCAGGTACAAAAACAATATGATTTTTGTTGACCTCATCAATTGCTGTTTTGGAAAGTTCACCTGCATCTCTGATTGTCCTTTTATCCATATTCCTGCCTGCCGCCAGTTCCATACCTTCTTCTGTACTGATAAACAATGCTCCGCGTTCTGCATTTG
This genomic interval from candidate division WOR-3 bacterium contains the following:
- a CDS encoding glycosyltransferase family 39 protein — encoded protein: MNKLKLLISAGLIIYTLFYLIQSSTIITYPYQVSYPEGLILNQIKLLLEGKPIYKSINDYPLIVTNYPPVYLLLCAGFVKLFGLSFIWGRLITFLATIFVVFMIYKILHQKTQKEIAIISALLFISSSYIYKDTPFMRVDMLGLLCSLLGFYIFLRVDLKNSTLYSIPFFILSLYTKQTFISAPIAIAISLLFRLRKRALIFILLMIISYLFIFFIINQSTHGEFFRHNILYNFNIFDLKQAFKFYIRFLQNHAILFFFSVLFILDTFRKKEFSFWSVYFIIAAINGFSVGKVGANTNYFFELIALNCILAGLSIERLKNYIDEKKYPLFINGALLTQLILFLHMPFYSEPAITKTDWRNFAQLSQVILNTDGKIISEDAGIIVVNKKQVLFQPFELTQLANQKLWNQDKFVNDIKNRRFSLLVFSFNVNCSFDKERLTSEMADAIKENYYIERIIGDYFLYKPLSTP
- a CDS encoding HD-GYP domain-containing protein; this translates as MDSSIYFKNIKNINIASVLSFVKLMELTDIYTKNHSFQVAELAFLMGKFIGLSEKELMLIKLAGLLHDIGKIVIPEEIFNKPGSLNKYEWDIMKQHPKKGSDMIKTVDGLKEVKQWILYHHEKYDGTGYPEGLKKEEIPFCARILAVCDSYSAMVSDRPYKKSISEEDAKIEIQECKGKQFDPELADVFLKLPCEYVRRAITK
- a CDS encoding methyltransferase, whose translation is MLYFSKPNSTFFLSHILIISGLSIRLWATGYIGEKARTKELNAFYRIVSGPYRILRHPLYIGNFFLVMGTVFLYNPPFWLKIIIILAFLIEYSIIIITEEEYLKGLPALIIKFSFKKLKFELSTILIMVVIYLIYFWILSSK